From one Pempheris klunzingeri isolate RE-2024b chromosome 9, fPemKlu1.hap1, whole genome shotgun sequence genomic stretch:
- the pld7 gene encoding 5'-3' exonuclease PLD3: protein MPMVLRSRKSIHHSQASEDELGDPAPRRRSARLHGRTVNEESDESDSESVQSAVMETHESPPELEEEAAEEADVTELKHCSVVLDRLQPDDKAATKELEEKDDMNRKGGKAVSRIPTFQKRPTAVSQSTELPKKDTPVHVVEPPEKAGSGSVGVLKSKPPDVRETALPLPSIRTPKIGFDAPPPFIGTEQTTATAHSFLITAPKSWGLSESVQCPPMTVSPRPALRPEQASARHFPEQDKSKRFEMEADTLPDGPMSHLPHEGSIVQKPQEHTEEKSNVEAKSRIPLTASGDTEKSESAEILHITEVSQEEAIMDEEPPWETAPMNALEIKDSRSSSDVDGEDDLAGEMSESYESEEHHEPPVGQLDSSKLAKQRADVDESASTVVPEKIPTATSTKSAESSRYSSFTLFCLLPTILLLLGGFGQHVWHYGLPVSVAQLTAHLELHFLEGFGLVHEPCSTDCRVHLVESIPEGLYQSSPSSRRSISDSWLHLLDEANSSVHIAAFYFTLRASDVESAGSSDAQGRMVFEQLKRLESKGVKLQIAVNAPQTSIRDTGELAAVGAEVREVDLKAVTGGIVHTKLWVVDQKHFYLGSANMDWRSLSQVKEVGLSVEDCSCLAQDAFRIFGTYWTIGGANNGSLPLYWPARLSALSSSQNPMRLKFNGVPAQVYLSSAPPQISARGRSDDLATILSVIDDAHKFIYISVMDYLPLSEFTEPLRFWPAIDSALRAAACTREVQVRLLVSCWKHSRASMFTFLQSLLVLNRPPLDCDISIKIFRVPSTAQQMKIPFARVNHAKYMVTDRVVYIGTSNWSENYFTQTAGVGLVVNQTGSEVKKGQETLQSQAKELFLRDWTSEYAGALPLDAVDVCPRGPH, encoded by the exons GAACTGAAGCATTGTAGCGTTGTGCTGGACCGCCTCCAGCCCGACGACAAGGCTGCAACAAAAGAGCTTGAGGAGAAAGACGACATGAACCGCAAAGGTGGGAAAGCCGTCTCCCGAATCCCTACCTTCCAAAAACGGCCTACAGCGGTCAGCCAGAGCACGGAGCTTCCCAAAAAAGACACCCCTGTGCACGTGGTTGAGCCTCCTGAgaaagcaggaagtggaagtgTTGGGGTTTTGAAGTCCAAGCCGCCCGATGTCAGAGAAACAGCGCTGCCCCTGCCATCGATCCGCACCCCCAAAATCGGCTTTGACGCCCCACCTCCGTTCATCGGCACAGAGCAAACTACTGCAACAGCCCATAGTTTCCTAATTACTGCACCCAAGAGCTGGGGACTGTCTGAGTCAGTGCAGTGCCCTCCTATGACTGTAAGCCCCAGGCCCGCCCTCAGACCAGAACAAGCATCAGCGCGACATTTTCCCGAGCAAGACAAGAGCAAAAGGTTTGAAATGGAAGCGGACACCCTCCCGGACGGCCCCATGTCTCACCTTCCACATGAGGGATCCATCGTGCAAAAGCCTCaggaacacacagaggagaagagcaaCGTTGAGGCTAAAAGCAGAATCCCCCTCACCGCCTCTGGAGATACTGAAAAGTCAGAGTCCGCAGAGATCCTCCACATAACCGAGGTCAGCCAAGAGGAGGCCATTATGGACGAAGAGCCACCGTGGGAGACGGCGCCAATGAACGCGCTTGAAATAAAGGACAGCAGATCTTCGTCAGACGTCGACGGTGAGGATGACTTGGCAGGTGAAATGTCCGAGAGCTATGAATCAGAGGAGCACCATGAACCACCTGTCGGCCAGTTGGATTCTTCAAAACTTGCAAAGCAAAGAGCCGATGTTGACGAGTCAGCCTCTACTGTAGTACCGGAGAAGATTCCTACAGCGACATCAACCAAGTCAGCTGAG AGCTCCAGATACTCCAGTTTTACCCTCTTCTGCCTCCTGCCCACCATCTTGCTGCTTCTCGGGGGGTTTGGCCAGCATGTTTGGCACTACGGGcttcctgtgtctgtggctCAGCTCACAGCTCATCTGGAACTGCACTTCCTGGAGGGCTTCGGCTTGGTGCACGAGCCGTGCAGCACTGATTGTCG AGTGCATCTGGTGGAGAGCATCCCAGAGGGTCTCTACCAGTCCTCTCCCTCGTCCAGACGGAGCATCTCAGACAGCTGGTTACACCTGCTGGATGAGGCCAACAGCTCGGTCCACATCGCGGCTTTCTACTTCACTCTACGAGCCAGCGATGTGGAGTCGGCAGGCTCCTCTGACGCTCAG GGAAGAATGGTCTTTGAGCAGCTTAAACGGCTTGAATCCAAAGGTGTTAAACTCCAGATTGCCGTCAACGCCCCCCAGACCTCAATTCGGGATACAGGAGAATTGGCTGCAGTAG GTGCAGAAGTCCGAGAGGTGGACCTCAAGGCCGTGACTGGAGGCATCGTCCACACCAAGCTGTGGGTGGTGGATCAGAAGCACTTCTACCTGGGTAGTGCTAACATGGACTGGCGCTCTCTAAGTCAG GTGAAGGAGGTCGGCCTGTCAGTGGAGGACTGCAGCTGCCTGGCTCAGGACGCCTTTCGGATCTTCGGGACCTACTGGACCATCGGCGGCGCGAATAACGGCTCCCTTCCACTGTACTGGCCCGCTCGCCTCTCGGCCCTGTCCAGCTCCCAGAATCCCATGCGCCTGAAGTTCAATGGCGTGCCCGCTCAAGTCTACCTGTCT AGCGCCCCCCCTCAGATCTCAGCCCGCGGCCGCTCTGACGACCTCGCCACCATCCTGTCCGTCATTGACGACGCCCACAAATTCATTTACATCTCCGTCATGGACTACCTTCCTCTGTCTGAGTTCACAGAGCCACTCAG GTTCTGGCCCGCCATCGACTCGGCCCTGCGTGCCGCAGCATGCACCAGAGAGGTCCAGGTTAGACTCCTGGTCAGCTGCTGGAAGCACTCGCGCGCCTCCATGTTCACCTTCCTGCAGTCCCTGCTGGTGCTCAACAGGCCCCCACTGGACTGTGACATTAGCATA aaaatCTTTAGAGTGCCTTCAACAGCGCAGCAGATGAAGATCCCCTTTGCACGAGTCAATCATGCCAAGTACATGGTTACAGACAGAGTGGTCTATATAG GGACGTCCAACTGGTCGGAGAACTACTTCACCCAGACAGCTGGGGTGGGCTTGGTGGTGAACCAGACCGGCTCGGAGGTTAAAAAAGGCCAAGAGACTCTGCAGAGCCAAGCAAAGGAGCTCTTCCTCAGAGACTGGACGTCTGAGTACGCCGGCGCTCTCCCTCTGGACGCCGTGGATGTCTGCCCTCGTGGCCCACACTGA